GGTTTTTCGGGAACGCGAAGAAGAGGGGTCTCATGGCGTCGGTTCTTCAATGCGCAGTATGTCGGGATGCTGCGCCAGATAGGCGCGAGCGTAGGCCATCTCGCCGCGAGAATCGGCATGCAGTGTGAACAGCGGTTGGCCAGCGACGATCGGAGAGCCGAGTGACACATTGAGAAGCACGCCAGCGGCTGGGCTGCGCGGTGCGCCCGCCAGCTTTGCCAACTTGGCAAGCCGCCGGTTGTCGATATTGACTACCACGCCGTTGGACGCGGCGGAAACGTCGCTGCTATGGCGCGCCGCGGGCGGTTCGCGCAGTCCGCCCTGGGCTGTGCAAATGGCTTCGAATTTTGCCCAGGCGGCACCAGAATCGAGCAGCATTTGCGCTTTACGTACACCGGCGTGCCCAGGCATCGCCGGATCGAACGCAAGCACGGCGGCGGCCAGATCAAGGGCTCGCCGCCGCAGGTCGGCCGGCGCGTCCGAAGTATTGCGCAGGACGGCGAGGACATCCCGTGCCTCAAGCGCGGGGCCTATGCCGCGGCCGATCGGCTGGCGGCCGTCGGTGATCTCGATCCGTACCGTCAGGCCGATGGCAGCCGCAACCGCTTGGATGCGGCTCGCGAGCATCGCTGCAGCGGCCGGCGTGCGAATCTTGGCAGTCGGACCCACAGGCACATCGATCAGGACATGGGTTGAGCCGGCGGCCTTCTTCTTTGACAGCACGCTGGCTGTCAGTTGCGCGTCACTGTCGAAGTCCAGCGGGCGCTCAACGCGGATCAAGACATCGTCGGCCGGGCTCAGACCCACTGCGCCGCCCCATACGAGACATCCGTTCTCGCGCTCGACGACGCGGCGCATGGTGCGCAGGTCGAGGTCGACGTCAGTCAGCGTCGCCATCGTGTCGGCCGTACCCGCCGGTGAGGTGATCGCGCGCGATGAGGTCTTCGGGATCAGACAGCCAGCCGCGGCGACGATGGCCACGACAATGGGGGTTGTACGATTACCTGGCAGCCCCCCGACACAGTGCTTGTCCAATACCAAGGTTTGCGGCCACTGCAACTGCTCGCCCACGCTCACCATTGCCTGGGTTAGTGCAATGTTTTCGTCGACGTCGAATTGCGGTTGCGCGCAGGCCGTAACGAAGGCTGCCAGCTCGATGTCGGACAATCGACCAGCGACGGCGTCGCGCAGCAACCGCTCGTACTGCGACTGGTCAAGTCGGTGGCCGTAGACCTTGGCCCGCAGGTCGCTGGCCGAATCCGGCGGGGGAGCGTGGGCCAGGTTCACGGTGTCGCCATCGTGGGCTTCCAGCCGTCGCCAGGCGGCTTCCGAAAGGCCAACATGGCCAGGTTCCAACCAGTCGCCGGTGATGACGTTGAGCGTTGCGACAATGCTGCGATGGCCGTTACGCACAAGCACTCGAGACTGGGCCTCGACTCCAACGGAACGGCAAACAACACAATCGCTGCGTACATACGCCACAGACTCCTGGTATGTATCGATACCGAGCCGCCGAACGGCCAGGTGCGTCGAATACTCCGCGGTCGGGGACAGATCTGGGCGATGTGTCGAGTTCGTCATGGTGTGTGTTGCGGGCCAGGCGAGCTGTACGCAACGTAGCGCACTGACGAGGTCGGAACTTGACCTTTATCAAACCATGGCCGAATTCGGCCTGGCTTGACCGGCGTCAACAATCGGCGCGCCAAGGGGCGCAGGATGACCCGTAGACGATCGCCACCGCGATCGGGGCGGGGAGCCTCCCATGCGCATTGCCAACCTCTGCACACGTCGCGTGATCAGCGCGGTACCGTCCATGTCGCTGATGGAAGCAGCGGATCTGATGAGTCGCCATCAAGTTGGCACGCTCGTTGTCGTTGCCGGGACAGACGACGCCAGGCGGCCTGTCGGCATGCTCACTGATCGCGACATTGTTGTGTCCGTAGTCGCGCGTGGTCGTGATCCGTCACAACATACCGTCGCTGAGGTCATGACTGCCTCCATCGTCGTTTGCCGTGACGATGACATCCTCTTCGACGTGGTCCAGGTCATGCGCTGCCGTGGTGTGCGTCGCATGCCGGTCGTCGACGCAAACGGTGTGCTTTGTGGTGTGATCAGTGCCGACGACCTCATAGCTGGAATTTCAGAACAACTGGTCGCATTGGTAAGCACAGTGACCTCCAGCGAAACGAGCAAGCCGCGTGACCTGGACGATGCGGATGGAGTGGCTGTCACCCGGCGATGAAGATGGTGCGGTTTCTACCATGCGATCAATTTGACCAGCGGTCAGCGTAGATCTGCCCGCGAGGAATCGGCTCGGTCGATTCACGGCGCTCGCTGCGCCGTGCGCCACGTGTGATCGACAGGGCGTCGCGGTAGCCGACAGGTTATTGGAGTATGCAAACCGAGTGGCCTATGTTGAGGACCGATTTCATCAGCCGCACAAGTACACGGGATACCACTTCGGCGGTATGGTCTGGACTAGCCTCCACGGAGGCGCTTCACCGACTGCAGGTAGGTGGACCAAACGCGCTGCCGCAGCCGCCGCGACGCACGTTGCTGCGGCTCGCCGTCGGTGTGTTACGTGAGCCGATGTTCCTGCTACTCATTTGCGCCGCCTCACTCTACCTGGTGATTGGCGATCCGTCCCAGGGTGTGCTGCTGGCCGGATTTGCCGCGCTGACTGTGGCGCTTGTCGTCGTGCAGCAAGCGCGCAGCGAGCACGCGCTTGAAGCACTGCGTACGCTGGGGGCACCGACCGCACGCGTGATGCGCGACGGCATCGAGCGACGTATCGCAGCGACGGATGTCGTCGTGGGAGATCTGATTCTGATCAGCGAGGGCGAGCGCGTGCCTGCAGATGGGGTGTTGCGGCGCGCGGACCAGCTATCGATCGATGAGTCACTTCTGACTGGCGAGTCGGCGCCGGTGCAAAAATGTGTGGTTGACGAACCGACACCAGGCTCCCCTGGCGGGGACGGCCAACCGTGGATATACGCGGGAACCCTCGTCGTGGCGGGCCACGGCATTGCCGAAGTTCGCGCCACCGGCATCGCCACGCAGGCCGGACGCATCGGGCTGGCCTTGGCCGCGATCGACCTGACGGCGACGCCGCTGCAGCAAAACATCGGACGTCTGGTGCGCCTGTTTGGTCTCCTTGCGTTGATCGTCTGCGGAATAGTGGTGTTGCTAAATGGAGTGCTGCGCGATGCCTGGTTCGACGGCGCTCAGACGGGTATTGCACTGGCGATGGCGATACTGCCAGAGGAGTTTCCTATGGTGCTGGCCGTATTTCTCGCACTCGGTGCGTGGCGGCTTGCGCGGCAAAAGGTACTGGTTCGGCGGCCGGCCGTGGTGGAGGCATTAGGCGCTACCACCGTGTTGTGCCTGGACAAGACCGGCACTCTGACGGAGAACCGCATGCGCGTCCGCGCCTTGAGTATCGACGGCGAAACGATGCATTTGCGAGGCGACGAGACCGTGCTTCCTGAAGCATTTCACACGCTATTGGAATACGGAGTGCTGGCGAGCAAGCGACGGGCAATCGACCCCATGGATCGTGCGACCACCACTCTCGCGGTGCGTACGCTCACCGGCACCGAACACTTGCACGAGGAGTGGCCACTCCGGCATGAGTATGGACTGACCCATGAGCTGCCGGCGCTGACCCGAGTCTGGCAAGACACGCTCGGTCGCCGTGTTGTCGCGTCCAAGGGAGCGCCTGAGGCGATCGCGCGACTGTGCCGGCTCGATGACGCTGTGTACAAGCGCCGATGCGCTGACGTGGAGGCGCTAGCGCGGCAGGGACTCCGGGTGCTGGCAGTTGCCGCAGCGCAACTGGGCGGGGACGAAAGCATCGATAGACCTTCCGAGATTGCATTTCAGTGGATCGGGCTGCTCGCCTTCGAGGATCCACTACGGGCCGGTGCCGCTTCCGCTATCGCGACTGCCCGCGCGGCAGGTATCGCCGTCGTGATGATTACCGGGGACTATCCGGCGACAGCGCGAGAAATTGCCCGTCAGGCTGGTATCGATACAGGGCCTGGCGTCGTCGACGGCACGATGCTCGATGGAATGGACGACGCACAACTCGATAAAGTGGTGCGTGCGGTCCGCGTGTTCGCGCGGATTCGACCCGAACAGAAGCTGCGTTTGGTCGAGGCGCTGCAGCGCGCCGGAGAGGTTGTCGCCATGACAGGCGATGGCGTCAACGACGCGCCAGCGCTGAAAGCAGCGCACATCGGCCTGGCCCTAGGTTCCCGGGCAACCGATGTCGCCCGGGAAGCAGCTG
This genomic stretch from Tahibacter amnicola harbors:
- a CDS encoding thymidine phosphorylase family protein; amino-acid sequence: MTNSTHRPDLSPTAEYSTHLAVRRLGIDTYQESVAYVRSDCVVCRSVGVEAQSRVLVRNGHRSIVATLNVITGDWLEPGHVGLSEAAWRRLEAHDGDTVNLAHAPPPDSASDLRAKVYGHRLDQSQYERLLRDAVAGRLSDIELAAFVTACAQPQFDVDENIALTQAMVSVGEQLQWPQTLVLDKHCVGGLPGNRTTPIVVAIVAAAGCLIPKTSSRAITSPAGTADTMATLTDVDLDLRTMRRVVERENGCLVWGGAVGLSPADDVLIRVERPLDFDSDAQLTASVLSKKKAAGSTHVLIDVPVGPTAKIRTPAAAAMLASRIQAVAAAIGLTVRIEITDGRQPIGRGIGPALEARDVLAVLRNTSDAPADLRRRALDLAAAVLAFDPAMPGHAGVRKAQMLLDSGAAWAKFEAICTAQGGLREPPAARHSSDVSAASNGVVVNIDNRRLAKLAKLAGAPRSPAAGVLLNVSLGSPIVAGQPLFTLHADSRGEMAYARAYLAQHPDILRIEEPTP
- a CDS encoding CBS domain-containing protein, producing MRIANLCTRRVISAVPSMSLMEAADLMSRHQVGTLVVVAGTDDARRPVGMLTDRDIVVSVVARGRDPSQHTVAEVMTASIVVCRDDDILFDVVQVMRCRGVRRMPVVDANGVLCGVISADDLIAGISEQLVALVSTVTSSETSKPRDLDDADGVAVTRR
- a CDS encoding cation-translocating P-type ATPase is translated as MLRTDFISRTSTRDTTSAVWSGLASTEALHRLQVGGPNALPQPPRRTLLRLAVGVLREPMFLLLICAASLYLVIGDPSQGVLLAGFAALTVALVVVQQARSEHALEALRTLGAPTARVMRDGIERRIAATDVVVGDLILISEGERVPADGVLRRADQLSIDESLLTGESAPVQKCVVDEPTPGSPGGDGQPWIYAGTLVVAGHGIAEVRATGIATQAGRIGLALAAIDLTATPLQQNIGRLVRLFGLLALIVCGIVVLLNGVLRDAWFDGAQTGIALAMAILPEEFPMVLAVFLALGAWRLARQKVLVRRPAVVEALGATTVLCLDKTGTLTENRMRVRALSIDGETMHLRGDETVLPEAFHTLLEYGVLASKRRAIDPMDRATTTLAVRTLTGTEHLHEEWPLRHEYGLTHELPALTRVWQDTLGRRVVASKGAPEAIARLCRLDDAVYKRRCADVEALARQGLRVLAVAAAQLGGDESIDRPSEIAFQWIGLLAFEDPLRAGAASAIATARAAGIAVVMITGDYPATAREIARQAGIDTGPGVVDGTMLDGMDDAQLDKVVRAVRVFARIRPEQKLRLVEALQRAGEVVAMTGDGVNDAPALKAAHIGLALGSRATDVAREAAGIVLLNDDVGDLVEGIRQGRRIFDNLRKAMVYIIAIHLPIAGLALLPLLFGLPTLLLPAHVVLIEMVIDPVCSIAFESTPAARDLMDRPPRPSREPLVAGKHFALGLVQGGLLLAATILVYTVALAGNDEGTARALALITLTAGNLTLVRVNMARGSTLASLWERGHAAFWWIAATAGVVITICIVVPGVARLFHFSAPSLHSVLLAIAFGTGSVLLFDFIKKLLPASPGERPPTLAT